In Myxococcus virescens, a single genomic region encodes these proteins:
- a CDS encoding HesB/IscA family protein, translating to MDSTPTTSAAPAASPASQATPVAVRLTDAAIQQVKSVIKAQGFEGYFFSIRVVPAGCSGLGYDLNLVKESKAGDTVWEQDGVKIASDPMSSQYLGGTEIDYVSAITGSGFKFNNPNAKSSCGCGTSFTT from the coding sequence ATGGACAGCACCCCCACGACTTCCGCCGCCCCCGCCGCCTCGCCGGCTTCCCAGGCCACTCCGGTGGCCGTGCGCCTCACGGACGCCGCCATCCAGCAGGTGAAGAGCGTCATCAAGGCCCAAGGCTTCGAGGGCTACTTCTTCTCCATCCGCGTCGTGCCCGCTGGCTGCAGCGGCCTGGGCTATGACTTGAACCTGGTCAAGGAGTCCAAGGCCGGTGACACCGTCTGGGAGCAGGACGGCGTGAAGATCGCCTCCGACCCGATGAGCAGCCAGTACCTCGGGGGCACGGAGATTGACTACGTCTCCGCCATCACCGGCTCGGGCTTCAAGTTCAACAACCCGAACGCGAAGTCCTCCTGCGGCTGCGGCACGTCGTTCACGACCTGA
- the moeB gene encoding molybdopterin-synthase adenylyltransferase MoeB yields MARTFQTLLAGVKQEIREVSVDDVKRLLDARASVRLLDVREADEYAGGRLPGALHIPRGYLELRIESQVQRDEELVVYCAGGTRSALAAKTLKELGYERVSSLAGGYNRWSDAALPVEKPFVLTAEQKERYRRHLSLPEVGEAGQAKLLQARVLLLGAGGLGSPAALYLAAAGVGTLGIVDSDVVDLSNLQRQVIHTRERQGQPKVTSARAAIEALNPDVKVVGFEERLTSHNVVTILEGFDLVLDGGDNFPTRYLLNDACVMLGKPNVHGSIFRFEGQVTSFVPGQGPCYRCLYPAPPPPELAPSCAEAGVLGVLPGLIGLLQATEALKLILGQGEPLVGRLLTFDALGTRFQELKLRRDTQCPVCAPGAKVELIDYERFCAAPTPA; encoded by the coding sequence ATGGCTCGGACCTTCCAGACGCTGCTGGCCGGAGTGAAACAGGAGATTCGCGAGGTCTCCGTGGACGACGTGAAGCGGCTGCTGGACGCCCGGGCCTCCGTGCGGCTGCTGGATGTCCGGGAGGCGGACGAATACGCCGGTGGCCGGCTGCCCGGCGCCCTCCATATTCCCAGGGGTTACCTGGAGCTGCGCATCGAAAGCCAGGTCCAGCGGGACGAGGAGCTGGTCGTCTACTGCGCCGGAGGCACCCGCTCCGCCCTGGCCGCCAAGACGCTGAAGGAGCTGGGGTACGAGCGTGTGTCCTCCCTGGCCGGCGGCTACAACCGGTGGAGTGACGCCGCCCTGCCAGTGGAGAAGCCCTTCGTCCTCACCGCGGAGCAGAAGGAGCGCTACCGCCGCCACCTGAGCCTCCCCGAGGTAGGTGAGGCGGGCCAGGCCAAGCTGCTTCAAGCCCGCGTCCTGCTGCTGGGCGCCGGCGGACTGGGCTCACCGGCGGCGCTGTACCTCGCGGCCGCAGGCGTCGGAACACTGGGCATCGTCGACTCGGACGTGGTCGACCTGAGCAACCTCCAGCGGCAGGTCATCCACACCCGCGAGCGTCAGGGCCAGCCCAAGGTGACCAGCGCCCGAGCCGCCATCGAGGCGCTCAATCCGGACGTGAAGGTGGTGGGCTTCGAGGAGCGCCTCACCTCGCACAACGTGGTGACGATTCTGGAGGGCTTCGACCTGGTGCTGGATGGCGGGGACAACTTCCCCACGCGCTACCTGCTCAATGACGCGTGCGTCATGCTCGGCAAGCCCAACGTCCACGGCTCCATCTTCCGCTTCGAGGGCCAGGTGACGTCCTTCGTCCCCGGCCAGGGCCCCTGCTACCGCTGCCTCTACCCCGCCCCGCCCCCGCCCGAACTGGCGCCCTCATGCGCGGAAGCCGGCGTCCTGGGCGTGCTGCCCGGACTCATCGGTCTGCTCCAGGCCACCGAGGCGCTCAAGCTCATCCTCGGCCAGGGGGAGCCCCTGGTGGGGCGACTGCTGACCTTCGACGCGCTGGGCACCCGCTTCCAGGAGCTCAAGCTGCGTCGGGACACACAGTGCCCCGTGTGCGCGCCGGGCGCGAAAGTGGAGCTCATCGACTACGAGCGCTTCTGCGCCGCCCCCACGCCCGCCTGA
- a CDS encoding rhodanese-like domain-containing protein, whose amino-acid sequence MPIPEITPARLAELLAGPAESRPALLDVRFPTENAWVALPDSLLIPLPELEERADELEALRGRPVVVYCHHGVRSLDGAAYLMSLGIDAVSLRGGIDLYSLQVDPSLPRY is encoded by the coding sequence ATGCCCATTCCCGAGATTACCCCCGCCCGCCTCGCCGAACTGCTCGCCGGCCCCGCGGAGTCCCGCCCCGCGCTGCTCGACGTGCGTTTTCCCACGGAGAATGCGTGGGTGGCCCTGCCGGATTCGCTGCTGATTCCCCTGCCTGAATTGGAAGAGCGCGCGGATGAACTGGAAGCCCTCCGCGGCCGGCCCGTGGTGGTCTACTGCCACCATGGCGTGCGCAGCCTGGACGGCGCGGCCTACCTGATGTCGCTGGGCATCGACGCGGTGTCGCTGCGAGGCGGCATCGACCTGTACTCCCTGCAGGTGGACCCCAGCCTGCCCCGCTACTGA
- a CDS encoding serine/threonine protein kinase: MNPQSFGKYQLLKKLATGGMAEVWLARQTGIEGFHKNLVVKRILPHLAEDREFVEMFRNEALIAARFNHPNIAQVYEFGEANGTYYIAMEFIHGEDLGRVMRKAASTGQWVARPLAIRIVAAACEGLHYAHSRTDDAGRPLRVVHRDISPQNILISFDGSVKLVDFGIAKAADQASLTKSGAIKGKFAYMAPEQAAGKPLDGRADIFAIGLVLYELLTGVRPLKRDSELATLQAAMECAIAAPSQVADVPEEMDPVVMRAIAKNSDDRYRDARQFQMALEEILVGQRWVAGSVQISELMETLFADRLAEEKAQGQVVPVGEDSANSGTPMPPTPPPQERGRSRTSAAADMNWEAPPGEASVRERQRGSSSRTSMGPRRTSAAVPAVEPDEQGEWDAPSGIEEAPPPRRSRTSAELRRPSNPNSTQIARTSSRSDLSRTGVGDPPPPRRSATRAAPIVEDPGPPPSRSRASMAAVDERTRMEDEELDDERTMLPPPEPAPPPRRRTGMHSGIHPSEAPPRRRTSSRAEMPSPPPRSRTSSVALSRSRAEDAEVDRALEKSARSARAGVAKRNIATVGFIVGLVAVGVVFHKPILSVLNSRASDGQSVTLSVNTNEKVKVSVRHTERCGSPQPVTELGETPLVNATGVHLQDTLILVNEQQGIYKEEVDTLAFGEPGQAKSFTYEFRRGQLQLTLKPDGLRGISVKRNGQDQGTYLGNKGMKLDLMEGRHKLELQGGPLKEPFMFEVEIKPGLINKQTEDLSAFVG; the protein is encoded by the coding sequence ATGAACCCTCAATCATTCGGGAAATATCAGCTTCTTAAGAAGCTCGCCACGGGCGGCATGGCCGAGGTCTGGCTGGCGCGCCAGACGGGCATCGAGGGGTTCCACAAGAACCTCGTGGTGAAGCGCATCCTCCCGCACCTCGCGGAGGACCGTGAGTTCGTGGAGATGTTCCGGAACGAGGCGCTGATTGCCGCGCGCTTCAATCATCCGAACATCGCCCAGGTCTACGAGTTCGGCGAGGCCAACGGCACCTATTACATCGCCATGGAGTTCATCCACGGCGAGGACCTGGGCCGGGTGATGCGCAAGGCCGCCAGCACGGGGCAGTGGGTGGCGCGGCCGCTGGCCATTCGCATCGTCGCCGCCGCCTGTGAGGGCCTGCACTACGCCCACAGCCGCACGGATGACGCGGGCCGGCCCCTGCGCGTGGTGCACCGCGACATCTCGCCGCAGAACATCCTGATCAGCTTCGATGGCTCGGTGAAGCTGGTGGACTTCGGCATCGCCAAGGCCGCGGATCAGGCGTCGCTCACGAAGTCGGGCGCCATCAAGGGCAAGTTCGCGTACATGGCGCCGGAGCAGGCCGCCGGCAAGCCGTTGGACGGGCGCGCGGACATCTTCGCCATCGGCCTGGTGCTCTACGAGCTGCTCACGGGCGTGCGTCCGTTGAAGCGCGACTCGGAGCTGGCCACGCTGCAGGCCGCCATGGAGTGCGCCATCGCCGCACCCTCCCAGGTGGCGGACGTTCCGGAGGAGATGGACCCGGTGGTGATGCGGGCCATCGCGAAGAACTCGGACGACCGCTACCGGGACGCGCGCCAGTTCCAGATGGCGCTGGAAGAGATTCTCGTCGGGCAGCGCTGGGTGGCCGGCTCGGTGCAGATCTCCGAGCTGATGGAGACGCTCTTCGCCGACCGTCTGGCCGAGGAGAAGGCCCAGGGCCAGGTGGTTCCCGTGGGCGAGGACTCCGCGAACTCCGGCACGCCCATGCCGCCCACGCCGCCGCCGCAGGAGCGTGGCCGCAGCCGCACCTCCGCCGCCGCGGACATGAACTGGGAGGCGCCTCCGGGCGAGGCCTCGGTTCGCGAGCGCCAGCGCGGCTCGTCTTCCCGCACGTCCATGGGGCCCCGGCGCACCTCGGCCGCGGTGCCCGCGGTGGAGCCCGATGAGCAGGGGGAGTGGGATGCGCCGTCCGGAATCGAGGAGGCCCCGCCGCCGCGCCGGAGCAGGACGTCCGCGGAGCTTCGCCGTCCGTCCAACCCCAACTCCACGCAGATTGCGCGGACGAGCTCTCGTTCGGACCTGAGCCGGACCGGCGTGGGCGACCCGCCCCCGCCTCGCCGCTCCGCCACGCGCGCCGCCCCCATCGTGGAGGATCCGGGGCCGCCGCCGTCCCGCTCGCGCGCGAGCATGGCGGCGGTCGATGAGCGCACCCGGATGGAGGACGAGGAGCTGGACGACGAGCGGACCATGCTTCCGCCGCCGGAGCCCGCGCCGCCTCCGCGCCGCCGGACCGGGATGCATTCCGGCATCCACCCCTCCGAGGCCCCGCCGCGCCGCCGCACGTCGAGCCGCGCGGAGATGCCGTCGCCCCCGCCGCGTTCGCGGACGTCGAGCGTGGCCCTGTCGCGTTCGCGCGCCGAGGACGCCGAGGTGGACCGGGCGCTGGAGAAGTCCGCGCGGAGCGCTCGCGCGGGTGTGGCCAAGCGGAACATCGCCACCGTCGGGTTCATCGTGGGGCTGGTGGCCGTGGGGGTGGTGTTCCACAAGCCCATCCTCTCGGTGCTCAACAGCCGCGCCTCCGACGGGCAGTCGGTGACGCTGTCGGTCAACACCAACGAGAAGGTGAAGGTCTCGGTGCGCCACACCGAACGCTGCGGCAGTCCGCAGCCGGTGACGGAGCTGGGGGAGACCCCCCTCGTCAATGCGACGGGCGTCCATCTCCAGGACACGCTCATCCTGGTGAATGAGCAGCAGGGCATCTACAAGGAGGAGGTCGACACGCTCGCCTTTGGTGAGCCCGGTCAGGCCAAGTCCTTCACCTACGAGTTCCGCCGGGGCCAGCTCCAGCTGACGCTGAAGCCGGACGGTCTGCGCGGCATCTCCGTGAAGCGCAATGGCCAGGACCAGGGCACCTACCTGGGCAACAAGGGCATGAAGCTCGACCTCATGGAGGGCCGCCACAAGCTGGAGCTGCAGGGCGGGCCCCTGAAGGAGCCCTTCATGTTCGAGGTCGAGATCAAGCCCGGCCTCATCAACAAGCAGACCGAAGACTTGTCCGCCTTCGTAGGCTAG